In the Acomys russatus chromosome 11, mAcoRus1.1, whole genome shotgun sequence genome, one interval contains:
- the LOC127195166 gene encoding 60S ribosomal protein L28-like, with amino-acid sequence MSAHLQWMVVRNCSSFLIKRIKQTYSTEPSNLKARNSYHYNGLIHRKTVGVEPAADGKGVIVVMKRRSSQRKPATSYVRTTINKNALATLSSIRHMIRKNNYRRASAILQSQKPVVVKRKRPRPTKSS; translated from the coding sequence ATGTCCGCGCATCTGCAATGGATGGTCGTCCGGAACTGCTCCAGTTTCCTGATCAAGAGGATAAAGCAGACCTATAGCACCGAGCCCAGTAATCTGAAGGCCCGCAACTCCTACCATTACAACGGGCTGATTCACCGCAAGACCGTGGGAGTGGAGCCCGCGGCCGATGGCAAAGGAGTCATCGTGGTCATGAAACGCAGATCCAGTCAGCGAAAACCTGCCACTTCTTATGTGAGGACCACCATCAACAAGAATGCCCTGGCCACCCTCAGCAGCATCAGGCACATGATCCGGAAAAACAACTACCGCAGGGCCAGTGCCATCCTGCAAAGCCAGAAGCCTGTGGTGGTGAAGAGGAAACGCCCCCGCCCCACCAAGAGCTCCTGA